The following proteins come from a genomic window of Corallococcus sp. NCRR:
- a CDS encoding helix-turn-helix transcriptional regulator gives MEKTLASRLGGAARVARTRLNLTQADVAERIGIASEVYGRLERGHMLPSIQTFRRLCVVLSISADEALGLKPSQDVKWAAEPPSDYGESAELRRLLRRAKQLDRGSVRILSVLASQFKPRS, from the coding sequence ATGGAAAAGACCCTCGCATCCCGGCTCGGAGGCGCGGCTCGCGTCGCCCGCACCCGCCTGAACCTGACCCAGGCGGACGTGGCGGAACGCATCGGCATCGCCAGTGAGGTCTACGGGCGCCTGGAGCGCGGCCACATGCTGCCCAGCATCCAGACCTTCCGCCGGTTGTGCGTGGTGCTGTCCATCTCCGCGGACGAGGCGCTGGGGCTCAAGCCGTCCCAGGACGTGAAGTGGGCCGCGGAGCCTCCGTCCGACTACGGCGAGTCCGCGGAGTTGCGCCGGCTCCTGCGCCGCGCGAAGCAACTGGACCGGGGCTCCGTGCGCATCCTCAGCGTGCTGGCCTCGCAGTTCAAACCCCGGAGCTGA
- a CDS encoding DUF790 family protein, which produces MLTRELLASRVREGILRPSFVKTHDPSLQALAKELLADAEAFRGQSRDDVEEAFSLKAGAFSRPKVARGLVKLLLDRLLFDEAGEGASEARWRTLLVAAKVLRTLPPDTTLEAYEARLTEALDAPLADTREALYSDLPGNRKLLGWDGEALTPQGLLDRYNLALAQGPLLNARRLTLRARSPELLRVRKLLRWLKFCRLVAEVRRDGEDWSLEVEGPGAMLALQKKYGLQLASFLSVVPVLERWELSAVLEDARKRSTLQLSHEDPLVSPLPAALGHVPPEVAALAEGFEDAAWELDLTPLPRHTGAAGLCVPDLTFRHRTTGQEVALELFHPWHAAPLSRRLAELRARPDTGLLLGVDRALAKETAERQALEDHPQVVLFNGFPSVRKLRERLGGFSSGV; this is translated from the coding sequence ATGCTGACACGTGAGCTGCTCGCCTCGCGCGTTCGCGAAGGCATCCTGCGTCCGTCGTTCGTGAAGACGCACGACCCGTCCCTCCAGGCGCTCGCGAAGGAGCTGCTCGCGGACGCGGAGGCCTTCCGGGGCCAGAGCCGCGACGACGTGGAGGAGGCCTTCAGCCTCAAGGCCGGCGCGTTCAGCCGCCCCAAGGTCGCGCGCGGGTTGGTGAAGCTGCTGCTCGACCGGCTCCTCTTCGACGAGGCCGGCGAGGGCGCCTCGGAGGCGAGATGGCGCACGCTGCTCGTGGCCGCGAAGGTGCTGCGGACCCTTCCTCCAGACACCACGCTGGAGGCCTACGAAGCGCGCCTCACGGAGGCCCTGGACGCGCCGCTGGCGGACACGCGCGAGGCGCTCTACTCGGACCTGCCCGGCAACCGGAAGCTGCTCGGGTGGGACGGAGAAGCGCTCACGCCGCAGGGGCTGCTGGACCGCTACAACCTGGCGCTCGCGCAGGGGCCGCTGCTCAACGCCCGGCGCCTCACCCTGCGCGCGCGGTCGCCGGAGCTGTTGCGCGTGCGCAAGCTCTTGCGGTGGTTGAAGTTCTGCCGGCTGGTCGCGGAGGTGCGCCGCGACGGCGAGGACTGGTCCCTGGAGGTGGAGGGCCCCGGCGCCATGCTGGCCCTGCAGAAGAAGTACGGCTTGCAGCTCGCGAGCTTCCTCTCCGTGGTCCCCGTCCTGGAGCGCTGGGAGCTCTCCGCGGTGCTGGAGGACGCGCGCAAGCGCTCCACGCTCCAGCTCTCCCATGAGGATCCGCTGGTGTCCCCGCTGCCCGCCGCGCTGGGTCACGTGCCGCCGGAGGTGGCCGCGCTGGCGGAGGGCTTCGAGGATGCCGCCTGGGAGCTGGACCTGACGCCCCTGCCCCGCCACACCGGCGCCGCCGGCCTGTGCGTGCCCGACCTCACCTTCCGCCACCGGACGACGGGGCAGGAGGTCGCGCTGGAGCTCTTCCACCCGTGGCACGCGGCGCCGCTGTCACGCCGGCTGGCGGAGCTGCGCGCGCGTCCGGACACAGGACTGCTCCTGGGCGTGGACCGCGCGCTGGCGAAGGAGACCGCGGAGCGGCAGGCGCTGGAGGATCACCCGCAGGTGGTGCTCTTCAACGGCTTCCCCTCCGTCCGCAAGCTGCGCGAGCGCCTGGGTGGCTTCAGCTCCGGGGTTTGA